The proteins below come from a single Microbacterium sp. SLBN-154 genomic window:
- a CDS encoding dicarboxylate/amino acid:cation symporter — MSSAPSAAPAPSRPTHEKTRARRILTSFGFQITVALVLGVVLGLVARRIGPLADGAPNALAATVNTIGDSYVTLLKTAVIPLIFFAIVASIAQLRRVTNAARLAGQTLLWFAITALIAVSIGIVLGVTVQPGARVDQTELTAAEPTTVGTWWNFLVGLVPQNFLGLTVSMSVDAETGAASSSVGFNVLQVIVVAAAVGIAALKLGRRAEPFLAFTESTLKVIQRVLWWIIRIAPLGTLGLIASAVVEYGWEKLTTLAWFALAVYAGLALVLFVVYPTLLRTHGLSIRQYFSGVWPAVQLAFVSRSSIGTLPLTQRVTERNLGVPRQYASFAVPFGATTKMDGCAAIYPAIAAIFVAQFFGIDLSIWQYVLIALVSVVGSAATAGTTGATVMLTLTLSTLGLPLEGVGLLLAIDPILDMGRTAVNVAGQALVPTIVAKHEGILDAGLYDALRGDVPFDDDSADDGFVAGDARTDAAERPSADEFEGPSADAQLQRTSR, encoded by the coding sequence ATGAGTTCCGCCCCGAGCGCTGCCCCGGCGCCCTCCCGGCCCACGCACGAGAAGACCCGCGCCCGTCGCATCCTGACCTCGTTCGGGTTCCAGATCACCGTCGCCCTCGTGCTCGGGGTCGTCCTCGGTCTCGTGGCCCGCCGGATCGGCCCCCTCGCCGACGGCGCCCCGAACGCGCTCGCCGCCACGGTGAACACGATCGGCGACTCCTACGTCACGCTGCTCAAGACCGCCGTGATCCCGCTCATCTTCTTCGCGATCGTCGCGAGCATCGCCCAGCTGCGGCGCGTGACCAACGCGGCCCGTCTCGCCGGGCAGACCCTGCTGTGGTTCGCCATCACCGCCCTCATCGCCGTGTCGATCGGGATCGTGCTCGGCGTCACCGTCCAGCCGGGGGCTCGCGTCGACCAGACCGAGCTCACCGCCGCCGAGCCCACGACGGTCGGTACGTGGTGGAACTTCCTGGTCGGCCTCGTGCCGCAGAACTTCCTCGGCCTCACCGTCTCGATGTCGGTGGATGCCGAGACGGGCGCCGCCTCGTCGTCTGTCGGGTTCAACGTGCTCCAGGTGATCGTCGTCGCGGCCGCGGTCGGGATCGCCGCACTCAAGCTCGGCCGTCGCGCCGAGCCCTTCCTGGCCTTCACCGAGTCGACGCTGAAGGTGATCCAGCGTGTGCTGTGGTGGATCATCCGCATCGCGCCGCTCGGCACCCTCGGCCTCATCGCCTCGGCGGTCGTGGAGTACGGCTGGGAGAAGCTGACCACCCTGGCGTGGTTCGCGCTCGCCGTCTACGCGGGTCTCGCGCTCGTGCTCTTCGTGGTCTACCCGACGCTCCTGCGCACCCACGGCCTGTCGATCCGGCAGTACTTCTCCGGCGTCTGGCCCGCCGTCCAGCTGGCGTTCGTCAGCCGGTCGTCCATCGGCACGCTGCCGCTGACCCAGCGGGTGACCGAGCGCAACCTCGGCGTTCCGCGTCAGTACGCCTCCTTCGCGGTGCCGTTCGGGGCGACGACGAAGATGGACGGCTGCGCGGCGATCTACCCCGCGATCGCGGCGATCTTCGTGGCCCAGTTCTTCGGCATCGACCTGTCGATCTGGCAGTACGTGCTCATCGCTCTGGTCTCGGTCGTCGGCTCGGCCGCGACGGCCGGCACGACCGGGGCGACCGTGATGCTGACGCTGACGCTGTCGACGCTCGGCCTGCCGCTGGAGGGCGTTGGGCTCCTCCTCGCGATCGACCCGATCCTCGACATGGGGCGCACCGCGGTCAATGTCGCCGGTCAGGCGCTCGTGCCGACGATCGTCGCCAAGCACGAGGGGATCCTCGACGCCGGACTGTACGACGCCCTCCGCGGCGATGTGCCGTTCGACGACGACTCCGCCGATGATGGCTTCGTCGCCGGAGACGCCCGGACGGATGCCGCGGAGCGGCCGTCGGCCGACGAGTTCGAGGGCCCCTCGGCGGACGCGCAGCTGCAGCGCACCTCCCGCTGA
- a CDS encoding LON peptidase substrate-binding domain-containing protein, whose protein sequence is MTQVAMFPLGSVLFPHAPLALRIFEPRYLTMLGRLLDEEDPQFGVVLIERGPEAGGGDQRSSFGTMARLAQVQVGKDDIFVLAVGDQRVRVDTWLDDDPHPLAEVTTLEALTWDDALTPLRTEAESIVRRVLGKADTAGLASYDPNIELSEDPVESTWQLAAIAPLGELDRFTLLQATTLGGLLRQIIDMTLDIEPVIGGGDETSGPFAGM, encoded by the coding sequence ATGACGCAGGTGGCGATGTTCCCCCTCGGCAGTGTGCTCTTCCCGCACGCGCCCCTGGCGCTGCGGATCTTCGAGCCGCGTTATCTCACCATGCTCGGGCGCCTGCTCGACGAGGAGGATCCGCAGTTCGGAGTGGTGCTCATCGAGCGCGGTCCCGAGGCGGGTGGCGGCGATCAGCGCAGCTCGTTCGGCACCATGGCGCGACTCGCGCAGGTGCAGGTCGGCAAGGATGACATCTTCGTCCTGGCCGTCGGCGACCAGCGCGTGCGGGTCGACACCTGGCTCGACGACGACCCGCACCCACTCGCCGAGGTCACGACCCTCGAGGCGTTGACGTGGGACGACGCGCTGACACCGTTGCGGACGGAGGCGGAGAGCATCGTGCGGCGCGTACTGGGGAAGGCCGACACGGCGGGCCTGGCCTCGTACGATCCGAACATCGAGCTGTCGGAAGACCCTGTCGAGTCGACGTGGCAGCTCGCCGCGATCGCACCGCTCGGCGAGCTCGACCGGTTCACCCTCCTGCAGGCCACAACCTTGGGCGGCCTGCTGCGCCAGATCATCGACATGACCCTCGACATCGAACCCGTCATCGGCGGCGGGGACGAGACATCCGGTCCATTCGCGGGAATGTGA
- a CDS encoding helix-turn-helix transcriptional regulator has protein sequence MPALASSPRMVGRGTELGALLEALDDARRGTPRSVIVRGEAGIGKTRLVQEFLSEATRRRDAQLPVVVAVGQCVDLGPIGAPFGPVRRVLRDLHAAVGTEALREAAGSPAAVATLAAFVPGVVTETPSGDVPTGDFAEAIEVVLENLSTTRHLVIVIEDLQWADAATLALLKTLASTLRGRHLTIVATYRSDDIDRFHPLRPILAELDRTRAIIRVEVAPLSAAEVAEQVALLATADLGEAELEALVERSGGIPFLVEELVDLGSAELPDTLREIVLARYSRLDDTAQEIVRVLAAGGMHTGHVFLTAVSGHDDRAIDQAVRDAIAARVIAADGAGYTFRHALTQEAVHDEMLPSERVRVHRRYAEYLAADRTDSPDAVSAIAEHWLIARELAPAFDATVRALEQSRATFAPATSVKLAERLTELWWQVPDAATRSGTTLPELHLSAAQAWHDLGDPDRALRAALEGLATDPQDPMVRAALIRQKVVQEFNTDRHPDHEELLEAIALLEGIDTDAARVLQSRILSNLALSYPDGRAEEYLRTAVQLAEGAGDDVALAIALVNESWRYSDAAGDEIAALAPLERARELRVNPAVRAYVGAAYVDLLARLGRYDDAALVGEAHFADAVRGGIERGSGGSIAVQIAHAHFCAGRPDEARRYAARARRLLDRPSRASVIRMLAAHYAWNDQPGEHDTLLAAEHATIEEARRSHPDKHEMWEPETVDAVLMSSSGLRVATDPDDSSAWTRRIDRLHCNIAKGGASAARRFTTLTAALMLRAVSPMHGGGEGPVEVTGLRTAIVDATRAWPRTGVTPMIVDAIDATLADADRRSPDERVRLWRAVVDEAKTGVLPVRHRQIAHVSLAAALIDGGDRDAAARVLDAVITDAPRLGVARAAFWAEDLAERAGLRRRADESSRAADAGSPGLTPRERQVLALVAEGLTNAQIGARLYISPKTASVHVSAILAKVGASNRAEAAALFIASTDAGRSL, from the coding sequence ATGCCCGCGCTCGCCTCGAGTCCCCGCATGGTCGGTCGTGGCACCGAGTTGGGCGCGTTGCTCGAGGCTCTCGACGACGCCCGTCGTGGAACGCCCCGTTCGGTCATCGTGCGCGGCGAGGCGGGCATCGGGAAGACCCGACTGGTGCAGGAGTTCCTGAGCGAAGCGACTCGGAGGCGGGACGCGCAGCTGCCGGTCGTGGTCGCCGTCGGTCAGTGCGTCGACCTCGGCCCGATCGGCGCTCCGTTCGGCCCGGTGCGTCGCGTGCTGCGTGACCTCCACGCCGCGGTGGGCACCGAGGCGCTCCGTGAGGCGGCCGGCTCACCGGCGGCTGTGGCGACCCTCGCGGCATTCGTCCCGGGGGTCGTGACCGAGACGCCCTCAGGGGATGTTCCGACCGGCGATTTCGCCGAGGCGATCGAGGTCGTGCTGGAGAATCTGTCGACGACACGGCATCTCGTGATCGTCATCGAGGACCTGCAGTGGGCCGACGCCGCGACACTCGCCCTGCTGAAGACGCTCGCGAGCACCTTGCGCGGCCGCCACCTCACCATCGTCGCGACGTATCGGTCCGACGACATCGATCGTTTCCATCCGCTGCGTCCGATCCTCGCCGAATTGGACCGTACGCGCGCGATCATCCGTGTCGAAGTGGCTCCGTTGAGCGCGGCCGAGGTCGCCGAACAGGTGGCGCTCCTGGCGACAGCCGACCTCGGCGAGGCCGAACTGGAAGCCCTGGTCGAGCGCAGCGGCGGAATCCCCTTCCTCGTCGAGGAACTCGTCGACCTCGGCAGCGCGGAACTGCCGGACACCCTGCGCGAGATCGTCCTCGCGCGCTACTCCCGGCTGGATGACACCGCGCAAGAGATCGTCCGGGTCCTGGCCGCCGGCGGGATGCACACCGGGCATGTCTTTCTCACTGCGGTCAGCGGGCACGACGATCGCGCGATCGATCAGGCCGTCCGCGACGCGATCGCGGCCCGCGTCATCGCCGCGGACGGCGCCGGCTACACCTTCCGTCACGCCTTGACCCAGGAGGCGGTCCACGACGAGATGCTGCCCAGCGAGCGCGTGCGGGTGCACCGTCGGTACGCCGAGTACCTCGCCGCCGATCGCACCGACTCGCCGGACGCGGTGTCTGCGATCGCCGAGCACTGGTTGATCGCGCGGGAACTGGCGCCGGCTTTCGACGCCACCGTTCGCGCGCTGGAGCAGTCTCGCGCCACATTCGCACCCGCGACGTCGGTCAAGCTCGCGGAGAGGCTGACCGAGCTGTGGTGGCAGGTTCCCGACGCCGCGACGCGGTCGGGGACGACGCTGCCCGAGCTGCACCTGAGTGCCGCGCAGGCCTGGCACGACCTCGGCGATCCCGACCGCGCCCTCCGCGCCGCGCTCGAGGGCCTCGCCACCGACCCGCAGGATCCGATGGTGCGGGCGGCGCTCATTCGACAGAAGGTCGTCCAGGAGTTCAACACCGACCGCCATCCGGACCACGAAGAACTCCTCGAGGCCATCGCCCTGCTGGAGGGAATCGACACCGACGCAGCGCGCGTGCTGCAGTCGCGCATCTTGTCGAATCTGGCGCTGAGCTACCCGGACGGCCGGGCAGAGGAGTATCTGCGGACGGCGGTCCAGCTGGCCGAAGGCGCCGGGGACGACGTCGCGCTCGCCATCGCCCTCGTCAACGAGTCATGGCGGTACTCCGACGCAGCGGGTGATGAGATCGCCGCTCTCGCCCCGCTCGAACGTGCACGGGAGCTGCGGGTGAATCCCGCGGTGCGCGCGTACGTCGGAGCGGCCTACGTCGACCTTCTGGCACGGCTGGGACGCTACGACGACGCCGCGCTCGTCGGAGAGGCGCACTTCGCCGACGCGGTGCGCGGCGGAATCGAGCGCGGCTCAGGCGGATCGATCGCCGTGCAGATCGCGCACGCGCACTTCTGCGCGGGGCGACCCGACGAGGCGAGGCGCTACGCCGCGCGGGCCAGGCGACTTCTCGACCGGCCGTCTCGGGCGTCGGTCATCCGCATGCTGGCCGCGCACTACGCATGGAACGATCAGCCGGGTGAGCACGACACCCTGCTCGCCGCCGAGCACGCCACGATCGAAGAGGCCCGGCGGTCACACCCGGACAAGCACGAGATGTGGGAGCCGGAGACCGTCGACGCGGTGCTGATGTCGTCGTCCGGCCTGCGGGTCGCGACCGACCCTGACGACAGCTCGGCGTGGACCCGGCGGATCGATCGGCTGCACTGCAACATCGCGAAGGGGGGCGCATCTGCGGCTCGGCGTTTCACGACTCTCACCGCGGCCCTGATGCTGCGCGCGGTGTCGCCGATGCATGGCGGCGGCGAGGGGCCCGTGGAGGTGACCGGACTGCGAACCGCGATCGTGGACGCCACCCGGGCGTGGCCGCGGACGGGCGTGACCCCCATGATCGTCGACGCCATCGACGCCACGCTCGCCGATGCCGATCGCCGCAGCCCCGATGAGCGCGTCCGCCTCTGGCGCGCCGTCGTCGATGAGGCGAAGACAGGGGTCTTACCGGTTCGTCATCGACAGATCGCCCACGTGAGCCTTGCCGCCGCCCTGATCGACGGAGGCGACCGCGACGCGGCGGCGCGCGTGCTGGATGCCGTGATCACGGACGCCCCGCGGCTCGGTGTGGCTCGGGCCGCCTTCTGGGCGGAGGACCTCGCCGAACGCGCAGGCCTTCGCCGCCGGGCGGACGAGTCGTCTCGAGCGGCGGACGCCGGGTCGCCCGGCCTGACCCCCCGGGAACGTCAGGTGCTGGCCCTGGTCGCCGAGGGGCTCACCAATGCACAGATCGGCGCGCGGCTGTACATCAGCCCGAAGACCGCCTCCGTCCACGTGTCGGCGATACTCGCGAAAGTGGGCGCGTCCAACCGTGCCGAGGCGGCGGCGCTCTTCATCGCGAGCACCGACGCCGGTCGCAGCCTCTGA
- a CDS encoding LLM class flavin-dependent oxidoreductase, whose product MKRFGTLSFGHYGPLGGGRQLTAGESMLQAIDLAQGMDDLGVNGISFRVHHFARQQSSPMPLLAAIAARTRHIEMGTGVIDMRYENPLYLAEEAASVDLISGGRLALGVSRGSPETVVRGYEAFGYTGAKDPRGADLAREHFSTFLHAIEGHGIAERDPSSPFGGGTGLQRIEPYSPGLRSRIWWGAGNRETAEWAGRMGVNLMSSTLLTEDRGLPFDVLQAEQIDAFRAAWREAGHAGEPRVSVSRSIFPITTDEDEMYFGGRQDGDGVGYIDGFRSTFGKTYAAAPDLLVEQLRADAAVMSADTLMLTIPSQLGVAFNLRLVESFARHVAPHLGWVPSTQTLVAS is encoded by the coding sequence ATGAAGCGTTTCGGCACCCTCTCCTTCGGTCACTACGGTCCGCTCGGCGGAGGTCGGCAGCTCACCGCGGGCGAGTCGATGCTGCAGGCCATCGATCTCGCGCAGGGGATGGACGACCTCGGTGTGAACGGCATCTCCTTCCGCGTGCACCACTTCGCCCGACAGCAGTCCTCCCCCATGCCGCTTCTCGCCGCGATCGCCGCGCGGACCCGGCACATCGAGATGGGCACCGGCGTCATCGACATGCGCTACGAGAATCCCCTGTATCTCGCCGAGGAGGCTGCGTCGGTCGACCTGATCAGCGGCGGTCGCCTCGCCCTCGGGGTCAGCCGGGGTTCACCCGAGACCGTCGTGCGCGGCTACGAGGCGTTCGGGTACACCGGCGCGAAGGACCCGCGGGGTGCCGATCTCGCGCGCGAGCACTTCTCGACCTTCCTGCACGCGATCGAGGGCCACGGCATCGCCGAACGCGACCCGTCCAGCCCGTTCGGCGGCGGCACGGGATTGCAGCGGATCGAGCCGTACTCCCCCGGTCTGCGCTCGCGGATCTGGTGGGGCGCGGGCAACCGCGAGACCGCCGAGTGGGCCGGCCGCATGGGAGTGAACCTCATGTCGTCGACGCTCCTCACCGAGGACCGCGGTCTGCCGTTCGACGTGCTCCAGGCCGAGCAGATCGACGCCTTCCGCGCCGCGTGGCGCGAAGCAGGACATGCCGGCGAGCCGCGGGTGTCGGTGAGCCGCTCGATCTTCCCGATCACCACGGACGAGGACGAGATGTACTTCGGCGGCCGCCAGGACGGCGACGGGGTGGGATACATCGACGGCTTCCGCTCGACCTTCGGCAAGACCTACGCGGCCGCACCGGACCTGCTGGTGGAGCAGCTGCGGGCGGACGCCGCGGTCATGAGCGCAGACACGCTCATGCTCACGATCCCGAGCCAGCTCGGTGTCGCGTTCAACCTTCGCCTGGTGGAGTCCTTCGCCCGCCACGTGGCACCGCACCTGGGGTGGGTTCCCTCCACGCAGACCCTCGTGGCGAGCTGA
- a CDS encoding transglutaminase family protein — MPSAEPSSRRGADLLLTAGVFAALIAALLPLMRVVRPTGWLLGTLVIVAVVLATGYVARRFRLPALAVSLIEVVVWVAFVTVVFLRDSAFLLVIPTVETFRELPEILTAAGEEIALGVAPLTPSAPLSMLIVGATGLLAVVIDHVVLTARMPLLAGVGLIAVSLIPAIAVPAEIDVVAFVLLAAAILFLIRTDTRTREEAGSAEATRATTSSAAASSTSGVSASGVSATAIGIGAIAVVVALVATPLLPQPAIRPGAGDLGPGPGIDATLQLGDDLRRPREVEVLQMRSDAPTPPYLRATTLTEFTGAVWEPDSGRSYPLDSAEALASLPVDPEIQVAEYSTTVEIRNLNSSWLPVSYPATGIEGLDGVWGAFPYNRTVEARQGGTQGQDYEVVSSVPRPTLEQIRARSAGGEGVRADTLGLPVDLPPIVGELAAEVTAGAASDYDALLALQSWFRGADFRYSLEAPVEEGFDGSGAEAVARFLEVREGYCVHYASAFALMARTLGMPSRIVVGYLPGTSTGDAVDFQTVYSVMSGQLHAWPEIYFEGVGWIPFEPTNGLGQPTRFSPEASAPGETADGTDAAPEASAPADVPDAVDPDTGEPLTPDAGTAAPDDGVDALPAVTVVLAVLVVLAIPLLVRDLRRRQQLSAARAGDAAAAWAVVQDTAIDLGIPSPISESPRALGARLITEAGAPADAMGVLIRAIERASYAPGGRHGFGQGEATAAAAREVRAELLAAAQPARRLLALVVPRSLIIRPGSLYAGAGRGASRPAG; from the coding sequence GTGCCCTCCGCTGAGCCGTCATCGCGCCGGGGTGCGGATCTGCTCCTCACGGCCGGCGTCTTCGCCGCCCTGATCGCGGCGCTCCTCCCTCTCATGCGGGTGGTGCGCCCCACGGGATGGCTCCTCGGCACCCTGGTGATCGTGGCCGTGGTGCTCGCGACCGGATATGTCGCGCGACGCTTCCGGCTGCCTGCGCTCGCGGTGTCGCTGATCGAGGTGGTCGTGTGGGTGGCTTTCGTCACCGTAGTATTCCTCCGCGACAGCGCCTTCCTCCTGGTGATTCCGACCGTGGAGACGTTCCGTGAGCTCCCCGAGATCCTCACCGCCGCCGGGGAGGAAATCGCGCTCGGGGTCGCGCCGCTGACTCCCAGCGCCCCGCTCTCGATGCTGATCGTCGGGGCGACGGGGCTCCTCGCCGTGGTCATCGACCACGTGGTCCTCACGGCACGGATGCCGCTGCTGGCGGGCGTCGGATTGATCGCGGTCTCCCTCATCCCCGCGATCGCCGTGCCGGCGGAGATCGACGTGGTCGCCTTCGTGCTGCTGGCCGCAGCCATCCTCTTCCTCATCCGCACCGACACCCGGACGCGTGAGGAGGCGGGGAGCGCGGAGGCGACCCGTGCGACCACGTCGTCGGCGGCCGCGTCGTCGACGTCCGGGGTGTCGGCATCCGGGGTGTCGGCCACCGCGATCGGCATCGGGGCCATCGCCGTCGTCGTCGCGCTCGTGGCCACCCCCCTCCTCCCACAGCCCGCGATCCGGCCGGGGGCGGGAGATCTCGGCCCCGGTCCCGGCATCGACGCCACCCTGCAGCTGGGCGACGACCTGCGGCGACCGCGCGAGGTCGAGGTGCTGCAGATGCGCAGCGACGCGCCCACCCCGCCATACCTCCGGGCGACGACCCTCACCGAGTTCACCGGCGCGGTGTGGGAGCCCGACAGCGGGCGTTCCTACCCCCTCGACAGCGCCGAGGCGCTCGCCTCCCTCCCGGTCGATCCCGAGATCCAGGTCGCCGAGTACTCGACGACCGTGGAGATCCGCAACCTCAATTCCTCGTGGCTGCCGGTGTCCTACCCGGCAACCGGCATCGAGGGTCTCGACGGGGTATGGGGAGCCTTCCCCTACAATCGCACCGTCGAAGCCCGGCAGGGCGGGACGCAGGGTCAGGACTACGAGGTGGTCTCCAGCGTCCCTCGCCCGACGCTCGAGCAGATCCGCGCCCGGTCGGCCGGGGGCGAGGGCGTCCGCGCCGACACCCTGGGGCTGCCCGTCGATCTGCCTCCCATCGTCGGCGAGCTCGCCGCCGAGGTGACAGCCGGGGCGGCGTCCGATTACGACGCGCTCCTGGCGCTGCAGAGCTGGTTCCGCGGAGCCGACTTCCGCTATTCGCTCGAGGCGCCCGTCGAGGAGGGCTTCGACGGCAGCGGCGCCGAAGCGGTCGCCCGGTTCCTCGAGGTGCGAGAGGGCTATTGCGTGCACTACGCCTCGGCGTTCGCGCTGATGGCGCGGACCCTCGGCATGCCGAGCCGCATCGTCGTGGGATACCTGCCGGGAACGTCGACCGGCGACGCCGTGGACTTCCAGACGGTGTACTCGGTGATGTCGGGACAGCTGCACGCGTGGCCGGAGATCTACTTCGAGGGCGTCGGGTGGATCCCCTTCGAACCGACCAACGGCCTCGGTCAGCCGACCCGCTTCTCCCCCGAGGCCTCGGCCCCCGGCGAGACCGCCGACGGCACGGACGCCGCCCCCGAAGCATCCGCCCCCGCCGACGTACCCGACGCTGTCGACCCCGACACCGGCGAGCCGCTGACCCCGGATGCCGGTACCGCGGCCCCCGACGACGGCGTCGACGCTCTCCCGGCGGTGACGGTGGTCCTCGCGGTCCTGGTGGTGCTCGCGATCCCGCTCCTCGTCCGGGATCTGCGGCGCAGGCAGCAGCTGTCTGCCGCTCGGGCAGGCGATGCCGCCGCCGCGTGGGCGGTCGTGCAGGACACCGCGATCGACCTCGGGATCCCCTCGCCGATCAGCGAGAGCCCGCGGGCGCTGGGCGCCCGGCTCATAACCGAAGCCGGCGCCCCGGCCGACGCGATGGGTGTTCTCATCCGGGCGATCGAGCGCGCCAGCTATGCGCCCGGCGGGCGCCACGGATTCGGTCAGGGCGAGGCGACGGCGGCCGCGGCGCGGGAGGTGCGGGCGGAACTGCTGGCCGCGGCCCAGCCCGCACGACGCCTTCTCGCGCTGGTCGTGCCGCGCTCGCTCATCATCCGTCCCGGGTCGCTCTACGCCGGCGCCGGCCGCGGCGCCTCCCGCCCAGCCGGCTGA
- a CDS encoding DUF58 domain-containing protein produces MLRRLWPLTLRGTGAALLALVCFVVASEVGIPELMYFGMLLVAVLVAAVASLYLTRHADSVTRSLAPDTVGVGRASLVRVRVGVRTALPTPPGTWTDTLPAGLEGVAAGVFPALGSGLRGSDRTVNLAYTVTGVRRGIHHLGPLRVHSADPFALARRSTLYGERTRVTVAPAVIDLPPLTGLAGEAGGTLQTQNNQPGQGADNLIARPYAPGDSMRRIHWRATAHRDELMVRQEEQEATPEATVVLDRGVLRWSTEALHEPGADDAFETAVSACVSVVSRLVRDGYGVSVLDSDGTALTERIDGGDTAAVEDLVTQFATVTARRDDHLPRLARQFAGVMTGPVIVLTGRLDPADVDALAPIVHHSTFAVLLAASPRSGALDRAGDIGWHAVHLDPDGDLVQEWAAAGERGVSRALR; encoded by the coding sequence ATGCTCCGACGACTCTGGCCCCTGACGCTGCGCGGAACCGGCGCGGCGCTGCTGGCGCTGGTCTGCTTCGTCGTCGCGAGCGAGGTCGGGATCCCCGAGCTCATGTACTTCGGGATGCTGCTGGTCGCCGTCCTCGTCGCCGCAGTGGCCTCGCTCTACCTCACCCGCCACGCCGATTCGGTCACGCGATCCCTGGCGCCGGATACCGTCGGGGTGGGTCGCGCCTCGCTCGTCCGGGTACGCGTCGGCGTCCGGACCGCGCTGCCGACGCCCCCCGGAACCTGGACCGATACGCTGCCCGCCGGGCTGGAGGGCGTGGCGGCGGGGGTCTTCCCTGCGCTCGGTTCGGGTCTGCGGGGCTCGGATCGCACGGTGAACCTCGCGTACACCGTGACGGGGGTGCGCCGCGGCATCCATCACCTCGGTCCTCTGCGGGTCCACTCCGCCGACCCCTTCGCCCTCGCGCGCCGCAGCACCCTCTACGGAGAGCGCACCCGTGTCACCGTCGCACCCGCCGTGATCGACCTGCCGCCCCTCACGGGTCTGGCCGGTGAGGCCGGGGGAACGCTCCAGACGCAGAACAACCAGCCCGGTCAGGGCGCGGACAACCTCATCGCCCGGCCTTACGCGCCCGGTGATTCGATGCGGCGCATCCACTGGCGGGCGACGGCCCATCGCGACGAGCTGATGGTGCGTCAGGAGGAGCAGGAAGCGACCCCGGAGGCGACCGTCGTCCTCGACCGGGGAGTCCTGCGATGGTCGACCGAGGCCCTTCACGAGCCGGGAGCCGACGACGCCTTCGAGACGGCGGTCTCTGCGTGCGTCTCGGTGGTGTCGCGGCTGGTGCGCGACGGATACGGCGTGAGCGTTCTCGACAGCGACGGCACCGCCCTCACCGAACGCATCGACGGCGGAGACACCGCGGCAGTGGAAGACCTCGTCACCCAGTTCGCCACCGTCACGGCGCGACGCGACGACCACCTGCCGCGCCTGGCCCGTCAGTTCGCGGGTGTCATGACCGGGCCGGTGATCGTCCTGACCGGACGCCTGGACCCTGCCGACGTCGACGCGCTCGCGCCGATCGTGCACCACTCGACCTTCGCCGTGCTGCTCGCGGCCTCGCCGCGCAGCGGCGCGCTGGACCGCGCGGGCGACATCGGCTGGCACGCGGTCCACCTCGACCCCGACGGCGATCTGGTGCAGGAGTGGGCCGCTGCGGGCGAACGGGGGGTGAGCCGTGCCCTCCGCTGA
- a CDS encoding DUF427 domain-containing protein, translated as MRHPSPDPTAPGQESVWDYPRPPRLEKVDARVTITLGGERIVDTGDVVRVLETSHPPVYYLPIAAFVDGALTDGVGSSFCEFKGAARYLDVHGGEEHRPAAAWNYPRPSAAYELLADRVAIYAQAMDRCTVDGEAVTPQPGRFYGGWITSRVAGPFKGVAGSMGW; from the coding sequence ATGCGTCATCCGTCACCCGACCCCACCGCACCGGGGCAGGAATCGGTGTGGGACTACCCGCGGCCGCCGCGGCTGGAGAAGGTGGACGCCCGCGTCACGATCACCCTCGGAGGCGAACGGATCGTCGACACCGGCGACGTCGTCCGCGTCCTCGAGACCAGCCATCCGCCGGTGTACTACCTGCCGATCGCTGCGTTCGTCGACGGGGCGCTCACCGACGGCGTCGGGTCGTCGTTCTGCGAGTTCAAAGGCGCGGCGCGCTACCTCGACGTCCACGGCGGCGAGGAGCACCGTCCGGCCGCGGCATGGAACTACCCGCGACCGAGCGCCGCGTACGAACTGCTGGCCGATCGGGTTGCGATCTATGCACAGGCGATGGACCGCTGCACGGTCGACGGCGAGGCCGTCACCCCTCAACCCGGACGCTTCTACGGCGGGTGGATCACGTCGCGCGTCGCGGGGCCGTTCAAGGGTGTCGCGGGCTCGATGGGCTGGTGA